From the Argopecten irradians isolate NY chromosome 13, Ai_NY, whole genome shotgun sequence genome, one window contains:
- the LOC138306097 gene encoding uncharacterized protein: MADGWKIVVFVIISLPTSLGDGLAPVNLTAEYIANGSIRVTWCDHPDTKIHQYFVNILDIRHFYLPNDTHQYVLARTTPNTVYTIKVSSTSITSVLGTSETSITTPTAMYRPVDGAAEFSLPLPSVGYVILKVSKRQVLSFYYGKLSQTPIPGLSVYVNDTVTLTFNRLTTRDAGYYYIERNLEPMTPGHLLVVTDAPATPLITSSNQSPNLDSFVTLNCQSESQSKPINHGLEMTYSWTLNGSRSDSSRFVVNGSNLMI; encoded by the exons ATGGCGGATGGCTGGAAAATTGTGGTGTTTGTGATTATTTCTTTACCAACAAGCCTTG GAGATGGACTTGCTCCAGTAAACCTAACCGCTGAGTACATTGCTAATGGTTCCATTCGAGTCACGTGGTGTGACCATCCAGACACGAAAATCCACCAGTACTTTGTGAACATCCTAGACATCAGGCATTTTTACCTGCCAAACGATACTCATCAGTACGTACTGGCCAGGACAACACCAAACACAGTCTACACAATAAAGGTCTCGTCAACGTCCATCACGTCTGTACTTGGTACATCGGAGACATCCATCACTACAC CGACAGCCATGTACAGACCGGTAGATGGCGCTGCAGAATTCAGCCTTCCCCTGCCctctgttggttatgtgatccTTAAAGTCAGTAAAAGACAAGTTTTGTCTTTTTATTATGGAAAACTTAGCCAAACACCCATCCCTGGTCTATCGGTCTATGTTAATGACACGGTGACGTTGACATTTAACCGCCTGACAACAAGAGACGCTGGCTACTACTACATAGAACGTAACCTGGAACCGATGACTCCAGGCCACCTGCTGGTAGTTACCG ACGCACCGGCGACACCATTGATTACGTCATCAAACCAATCACCTAACCTTGACTCgtttgtgaccttgaattgTCAATCTGAATCCCAAAGTAAGCCGATCAACCACGGATTGGAAATGACTTACTCCTGGACACTCAACGGAAGTCGGTCAGACAGTAGTCGATTCGTCGTTAACGGATCCAACCTGATGATTTAA